Below is a window of bacterium DNA.
TGGCCTGTTAGATAAACACCTAACATATCTTTTTCATAAGACAATCGCTTTGATTCAGACCATTCAGGCAAAGAAGAAATAAGTTTTTTATTCGTATAATTTATTGTCACAGGAGTAGAAAATATTTCAATTTCTCCTTTCTCCTGTGACTTTTGTACTCTTGTTCCATATTCAATCGCATCATCTATCATTGCAAAAAGATGAGACCTTGGTATTTCTAAATAATCAAAAGCCCCTGCTTTTATTAAACTTTCTATTACTTTTCTATTGACTACCCTTAAATTTACTCTTTCGCAGAAATCAAATAATGATTTAAAATCGCCTTCTTTTCTGCTTTCAATTATTGATTTAATAGCACCAGAACCAACATTTTTTACAGCAGAAAGTCCAAAAATTATATCATTACCAAAAATTTTAAACTCACCATCACTTTCACATATATCAGGTGGTAGAACCCATATATCATATCTCTCACATTCTTTTATATATTCCTCTATTTTATCACTGTTGCCAATTTCACTATTAAGTAAAGATGTAATGAATTCCAAAGGAAAATTACTTTTCAAATACGCTGTTTGATATGCAATAAAAGCATAGCAGGCACTATGAGACCTGTTAAAACCATAACCAGCAAATTTTGATATTTGAGCAAATATCTTCTCCGCTATTTCTTCTTTTACTCCATTTTTTTTTGCTCCTAAAATGAATTTTTCTCTAAATTTCTCCATTTCAGAAGATATCTTTTTACCCATTGCTTTTCTTAAATGGTCTGCTTCTCCCATTGTAAAATTTGCCAGTTTATTTGCTATTTGCATAACTTGTTCTTGATAAAGAATAACTCCATAAGTGGGCTTCAAAATTGTTTCAAGAAGTGGATGGTCATATTTTATTTTTGACGGGTCTTTTTTCCTTTCAATGTATTCCTTAACCATTCCACTTTTCATAGGTCCTGGTCTATATAAAGCAAGTACCGCAATAATATCTTCAAAATTTTCTACATTTATATCTCTTAATAAACTTTGCATACCTTTACTTTCAAGTTGAAATACTCCTGCTGTTTCACCATTGGATAGTAATTGATATGTTTT
It encodes the following:
- the dnaE gene encoding DNA polymerase III subunit alpha; protein product: YSPLFIGPKGEVATQYEMDWIEKIGLLKVDILGLKTLSVIEDTIKLVKKRKGIEINDFPLDDKKTYQLLSNGETAGVFQLESKGMQSLLRDINVENFEDIIAVLALYRPGPMKSGMVKEYIERKKDPSKIKYDHPLLETILKPTYGVILYQEQVMQIANKLANFTMGEADHLRKAMGKKISSEMEKFREKFILGAKKNGVKEEIAEKIFAQISKFAGYGFNRSHSACYAFIAYQTAYLKSNFPLEFITSLLNSEIGNSDKIEEYIKECERYDIWVLPPDICESDGEFKIFGNDIIFGLSAVKNVGSGAIKSIIESRKEGDFKSLFDFCERVNLRVVNRKVIESLIKAGAFDYLEIPRSHLFAMIDDAIEYGTRVQKSQEKGEIEIFSTPVTINYTNKKLISSLPEWSESKRLSYEKDMLGVYLTGHPVEKYLPLLKVYSSIPISDLPKVNNGEVIIAGILQELKRNITKKGERMASGELEGIDGKIEVIFYPETFKKYSSVIRTNNIVFIKGKVQKREDDIKFIANEVIDLAEAKEKFTGTIEIQICLPVEDKKIKELKEFIQNNKGNCSVILTLYKEDNKKVKIKANGYGINPEPDILLNLKNSFPDFKINFGR